The sequence GCAATACACTCAATATAAAAGAGAGAATTTAAAAAGAACTATAATCATTACAAGTGAATTAACTTCTAGTGGAAATGCAAATACCATTATGACATCTATAAAACCGTGGTTAGCCACTGAGAATAAAACATGGGGAAAAGGATATACTTATAATTTAGGTGGAGATGCCGAAGAGAGTGCAGAAAATATGGGCGCAGTAATTCAATACCTTCCGCTATCAGCTTTTATTATTGTAATGCTATTAATAATTCAATTTAACTCTTTCAGGAAAATGACAATAATTATTTTAACTATTCCACTTGGAGTAATTGGAATGGTATTAGGCTTATTAGTTTTTCAAGTACCATTTGGTTTTATGGCATTCTTAGGAATTATTTCGTTGGCAGGTATTGTAATTAATAATGCAATTGTATTGATTGAGAGGATTGAAGTTGAAGAAAAGGAATTTAAGAAGACGCAAAAAGATGCAATTATAGCAGCATGTTTACAACGCTTTAGACCCATTATATTAGCAACATTTACTACAGTATTAGGTTTAATACCTCTTTATTTAGGTGGTGGTGCAATCTGGGAACCAATGGCTGTAACAATTATGGTTGGGTTGATGTTTGGAACTATAATCACTTTGGTATTTATACCTTCTTTGTATAGTATATTTTATAAAGTGTAAATGTTAAACTGAATAAGCTACCATATTGTATTTGTGATGTGGTAGCTTATTTTTTGTAATTTCAATTTATAGTATCCTTATATAGATGAAATAACAGCCTTCAATACAGGTAGATTCAACAGGAGTAATTTTAAGTTCATTATTATCTAAAGAGTATTCATATTCGATTTCATCAGAGGCAAAAGAATTACTTTCAGTTCTACATGGTAGTGTTAAACTTATAATTGAAAGACTTTGTTTGTAAGCACCATCACATTGATAAAGCTCACCAGAAAATTTACCGTCTTTAGAAAATGACATTATTCTACCATCTTCAACTTCTAGTAGTTTGTCAGGTGATCCACCATCATACCTTTGTATTCTTTGCCAAGTTCCAACTATACTGTTTTCATTTTCACTTTTTACCATGGGGAATTCATTAGTATCACAACTAATAAGGGATATAATGAATGATAGAGTTATAAATATGTTTTTCATAATGAGTGAATTTATTTAATAATTATTGAATGTACATCTACCTTATCTTCGTTTTGTGTTATCCTTAATATATATTTCCCTTTCTTTAGTTTAGAAGTATTGATTGTTACTTTCCCATAAAAATTATTACTTAAAATTAAGTTTCCTTCAAAATCAAATAATTGATATTTGTATATACTTTCTAATAGAATTTTTTCTGAGGATAAAATATTATTTAAATAATATTGATCTTTTTCAAGTATTAAAGTTTCAGATACAGGGTTCGGATATGTGATGAACCTAAAGTTATTGTCTTAACATGGATTAGAATATCGACCATATTTTAAATTAGATGTTCCACAATTTGTGACAACTTCTACTCCTATATCAAAATCTCTTACACTGCAATCTCCTCTTTTAATTATCATTCTTATTGATGAGCTATTGCCAACTTGTTGTACCCCATTAAGATACCAAATATAGCTTTTAGCATTTTCAATTGGTGTAACAGATGCTATTATTCTTCCTATATATGGGTCTACTAAAACATTAATGCTATTAGGTGATTCAGTCCCTATTTTAAAATTTTCTTCTAGAATAATTCCATTACTTAGGGTTGCTCTTATCCATCCAACTCCTTGAGTGTTTGGAGATTTAGCTTTTATTTTTACTTGAGAATTAGTTCTTGATATAATATTTACATTATTTGATGATAACCATGAGGTTGTAGCTCCATTCAAATTTGAAATATTTACATCGGTAGTTGAATTATAACAAATAGTTACAACATCAGAAATACTTGAACATGAGTTGCTTATAATATTTTGTAATAATTGCTCATTGTTTATAGCATAACTCATTCTAGCTCCTTGATATGGTGTAAAACTATCCATGCAGAGAGTGTTGGTATACGACATAATATTATCAGTTAATGGAGTATACCCTCCTCCTCCAATATATTGACAAGAGAGATTAACATTGTTATTATTTAAACCAGGGTCTGCTGGAGTGTCGCAAATCAAATCACCAGTTGAGCTACAATTTAGACCACTTATTGCCTCTTTACCAAAAGCAGTTTCGTGAGTATGATATAAACCCAAACAATGCCCTAACTCATGAGAAGTTACTCCAGAATAAACATATTCTCTTTTAATAATAAAGCTATTTGATGGTATACCTGTCGCAATACCTAAAATATTAGAATCAGAAAAAGACTGTATTATATAAATATTTATTGCGTTACTTTGATTATTAATTTGTCCTAACTGATCATGTTCGTCATTTCCAGTATTAATATTAACAAAATTAGAATCATCGATATAATTAGTACCGAGGCTTCTAATTATAATATTATGCTTATTGTACATACTATTTAAGATTGATACAATTTAATAAATATTAGGGGTACTAAAAGCATTTGACTTATCAGAATTTCTAATGATATGGAAATAAACATTGATACAAATAGATTGACCTGAAGTTCTAGAATTACTTATGTCTTTTTCTGAATAAATTATTGGTACTGTTGGTTTTGATGTCCCACATATTTGTGCACTTAATAGGTGAGTATTTAATATTATGATAAATATTAAAAATAGTTTATTTTTCATAATTGAAGCTTATTATAAATAATAGATTCATTATTGTTTTAAGCTATATTGGTTTAGGATAACCTTTTAATCAATTACATTATTTATTAAAAAATAATAGATTATTAATTTAGGTTTGATGCCTAAGATGAAAGTATATTAAAGTGATAGATTTCATAGTTAAGTTGTTTATAATTAGGTTTTTAGATTTTGTAAGTAAGGTTGAAATTTTATTTTTAATATGAAAATACATTACAAATCATTAACTATTTAATAATCAAGTAACTATAGTGTTATTTATGTAATTTTAGATTATTTACAGCAATTTATAATAGTATATTTTGCTTACTAAGAATACACACTAAAAACCCTAAGTGCAAAACACTTAGGGTTTCTCTATTACTACCTAATCAATTACTAACATTATCTACTTACAATTTTAATTATCAAACGGGAAATAATCATTGGTTAAAGATTTTTTGGTGTCATCAATAATTTCGACGCCTATTCCCTTTGTGTTTGCAGTTATACAAATTTCGTATCCATTACTAGATTTTGAGACTGATTTATAGGTCATCCCAGCTTTATAAATAGCATCAAAGTAACTTCCATAGATCATCGGATCTTTCATTTTTGTGTAGAGTTCAATAGCCAATTCAACTGATAAATATGCAGGTTCAAAACCTTCTATTGAGGGGATATGATTTTCGAAAGTAACCTCAGTTCTTTCATCATTTATTTTAATTTTATCGTGTTCGTCTGTTCCTTTTAAAGCAATTAGTGACTGTTCTAAAGTGACCTGAGAATAACTAGGAACAGCAACAACAAATAGGAAAGCAATAACAGTAAATAACTTTTTCATGATTCGTTTTTTCAAAGAGTTGATAAATTGGGCAGCTGCTTTTAAACAACTGCCCTGATAAAAAATTTAAATTATTTAGTTTTGATAAAGTTTCCTTGATCATCAAAGTCAGCTCTTCTTCTCTTCATAGACGAAGGAATTTTATCAACAGGGACAAAGATTGGTTTATCAGAAGGCCAAGCTTCCATTAATTCTGGTTGGTATCCTTCCGGATAATATTCACTCTCATCATATTGCATATCTCTTATATATTGATTTTGCATATCCTCACGTTTTTTACGAGGCTCAGGAATAATTAAACCACCATTATCTGCTACCATTGTACCTTGCTGAGGAGGCGTTGCGTTTGGATAATCTGGTAAAATACCATCTCTAACCCATATTTTTTCTTTCGAAACATTTACAACAACACCATCAAAACCAAAGTGAAAAGGACCGTCCCAATGTTCTCTAACTTCTGCTACCATTTCGTTGTTGGCATACAAATCATCTGTTGTGTGAGTAGCCATTGCTAATCTTGGTTGAGCATCATTATATAATTTACCAGCAGCATAGGCAGGGTTGTGGTGTGTGTCAATTGTGTAACGTGTTAACACTGGAGGGACACCATAAACTTGCGATGTAATGTTCACAACCTCTACTTGCATTTCAGTAATTAATACATCTGCATTAGCACCATATTTAGCCGTTAATTTGTTTGGTCTACCATCGCCAGAGAATACAATAGACATTCCGTTCCATTCCACTCTATAAGCAGAAGCACCATCTTTACAGTGAGATTGTTGCCAGTGTGTAACCTGTATACCGTCTACATCATAGATAACACCACCATCATCTGTAAAATCAAATTCGTTTACTTCAATTTCCCAACCTCTACCAATTGGGAATACATCAAAAGCATCCCTATGCCACTCCGTCATAGATTTCATCCCTTCTATCATATGTGCAGTACCATATTTAGGTTCAGAACCAGATGGGCCGTTCACTCTTAAAGGTTCATTCCATCTACCGTTCCATGCTCCAAACATGTATACATAAGGTAGAGAACCGTAGTGGTCAACGTGTAAGTGCGTAATGAATATATCATTGATTTCGTTTAAGGCAATACCAGCTCCTACAAAGTTGGCTACCGACCCTTCACCAATATCAAAAACTAAATTTTTACCGTTACCAAATTGTATTAAAATAGACGTATTGGCTTGTCCAGGACGTATAAGAGGAGAAGAACCCATAAAAATTATTCTTATTTCATCTTCCTTAACTGTTTCTGTATTTGGATACCAATTTGCAGCAGAAACAAAGTGATCGGATGGAGCAATACCATCAAACATTAAGCCCTCATTCCATCTTCCCATTGGTATACCGCCAGTTAAAGTAGTTTGTAATTGTTCTTTATCATGTTGAAAAACCTCTGGAGTATTTTTAAATTGATTAATATCTTCTGTCACGATATTCTCTTGGTTATTAACTACTCCAGCCGCTTTAGTATCTGTTCCTTTGTAGTTTCCTTTGTAATTATTGTCTTGTGCAGAAACTGTTGCTAGACTAATAATTAATAGTGATATATATAATATAAATTTTTTCATTTTGTATAACTTTAAACTTTTAGTGTGATTATGATTATATAAACGGTACTTTTAAATATCAGTTTCGTTTATAAATAGGTTTAATTAATTTATTTTGATAAACCATTATCTCAAAATGATATTTGGTATTAAATGGATGAAAAGTGAAAAAATGTGATACTTTTAATGGAGTTTAGGCTTATGT is a genomic window of Flammeovirga pectinis containing:
- a CDS encoding T9SS type A sorting domain-containing protein, giving the protein MTYPNPVSETLILEKDQYYLNNILSSEKILLESIYKYQLFDFEGNLILSNNFYGKVTINTSKLKKGKYILRITQNEDKVDVHSIIIK
- a CDS encoding M43 family zinc metalloprotease, which encodes MYNKHNIIIRSLGTNYIDDSNFVNINTGNDEHDQLGQINNQSNAINIYIIQSFSDSNILGIATGIPSNSFIIKREYVYSGVTSHELGHCLGLYHTHETAFGKEAISGLNCSSTGDLICDTPADPGLNNNNVNLSCQYIGGGGYTPLTDNIMSYTNTLCMDSFTPYQGARMSYAINNEQLLQNIISNSCSSISDVVTICYNSTTDVNISNLNGATTSWLSSNNVNIISRTNSQVKIKAKSPNTQGVGWIRATLSNGIILEENFKIGTESPNSINVLVDPYIGRIIASVTPIENAKSYIWYLNGVQQVGNSSSIRMIIKRGDCSVRDFDIGVEVVTNCGTSNLKYGRYSNPC
- the gntH gene encoding guanitoxin biosynthesis MBL fold metallo-hydrolase GntH, producing the protein MKKFILYISLLIISLATVSAQDNNYKGNYKGTDTKAAGVVNNQENIVTEDINQFKNTPEVFQHDKEQLQTTLTGGIPMGRWNEGLMFDGIAPSDHFVSAANWYPNTETVKEDEIRIIFMGSSPLIRPGQANTSILIQFGNGKNLVFDIGEGSVANFVGAGIALNEINDIFITHLHVDHYGSLPYVYMFGAWNGRWNEPLRVNGPSGSEPKYGTAHMIEGMKSMTEWHRDAFDVFPIGRGWEIEVNEFDFTDDGGVIYDVDGIQVTHWQQSHCKDGASAYRVEWNGMSIVFSGDGRPNKLTAKYGANADVLITEMQVEVVNITSQVYGVPPVLTRYTIDTHHNPAYAAGKLYNDAQPRLAMATHTTDDLYANNEMVAEVREHWDGPFHFGFDGVVVNVSKEKIWVRDGILPDYPNATPPQQGTMVADNGGLIIPEPRKKREDMQNQYIRDMQYDESEYYPEGYQPELMEAWPSDKPIFVPVDKIPSSMKRRRADFDDQGNFIKTK